One Osmerus mordax isolate fOsmMor3 chromosome 25, fOsmMor3.pri, whole genome shotgun sequence DNA window includes the following coding sequences:
- the LOC136933755 gene encoding uncharacterized protein isoform X3, translating into MATRAAYFSPSEAQILMEAYEEVKDIIKKKGNTATVIKQREKAWQSIADRLNALNMNGPKRTWQQVKIKYKNILQNAVKKNTHRQGTGGGSPKADLTPAEDMALELNKGRPVLEGIPGGKETSIGSSQDATRFIQVSGSTVFLLEPPAQAPDDADPGEGPSAAATAHDGDDDEEETISLDSRRHEDPDAIQWENQPGNISSQAIRKLYGNHLRRQIELADIDIQYKKKKMENLALESEIKKRTIRKLDLEIKKLERELQEDDTADDHLYERYRFSADGISGAFLYSVGDAEQLNKATICRTIRSVCLAIKALADVFISFPGHRRLCDIKEEFYRIAGFPNVIGAVDCTHIRIKAPSGAHEADFVNRKSFHSINVQMVCNADCVISNVVAKWPGSVHDSRIFRASEIYQCLSQGEFSGVLLGDRGYGCQPFLLTPFTDPQEAQQAYNHAHARTRARVEMTFGLLKARFHCLHKLRVSPVRACDITVACAVLHNVACLRKERAPRVPPAMDWDNPAIFPDDDSGRLLRDQYVLNYFS; encoded by the exons attaaacatgaacgggccaaaacggacatggcagcaggtcaaaatcaaatacaagaacattctgcagaatg cagtgaaaaagaatacccacagacaaggcacgggtggtgggtcaccaaaggctgaccttaccccagcagaggacatggccttggagctaaataaaggcaggcccgtcttagaggggatccctggggggaaagagacgagcataggttcctcccaagatgccacccgcttcattcaag tgtctggcagcactgtgttcctgttagagccaccagcacaagcaccagacgatgctgatcca ggtgaaggccccagtgcagcagcaacagcacatgatggagacgatgatgaggaggagaccatctctctggattccagaaggcatgag gacccagatgctatacagtgggaaaaccagcctggcaacata agctcacaagctatcagaaagttgtatggcaaccacctccggcgccaaatagaactggcagacatagacattcagtacaagaagaaaaagatggaaaatcttgcactggagtccgaaataaaaaagaggacaattaggaaactggaccttgaaataaaaaaacttgagagggag ctccaagaagatgacacagctga tgaccatctatatgaaagatacaggttttctgcagatggcatcag tggagccttcctgtactcagtgggggatgcagaacagctgaacaaggccacaatttgccgcacaataaggagtgtgtgtctggctatcaaagcattagcagatgtcttcatctccttccctggccacagaagactctgtgacatcaaagaggagttctataggattgcag gtttccccaatgtcattggtgcagtggactgcacacacataaggataaaagccccctcaggtgcccatgaggccgattttgtgaataggaaatcctttcacagcattaatgttcag atggtctgcaatgctgactgtgtgatcagcaatgttgtggcaaaatggcctggctcagtccatgactccagaatctttcgggcctctgaaatctatcagtgcctatcacaag gtgaattctctggtgtgttgctgggagacagggggtatggctgccagccttttctcctgacacctttcacagacccccaggaagcacagcaggcctacaaccatgcccatgccaggaccagggccagagttgaaatgacctttggcctcctgaaggcacgctttcactgccttcacaaattaagggtcagccctgttagggcatgtgatattactgtggcttgtgctgtcctccacaatgtggcctgcctgaggaaggagagggcccccagagtgccaccagccatggactgggacaatccggcaatcttccctgatgacgacagtggtcggctgctgagggaccaatatgtgttgaattattttagttag
- the LOC136933755 gene encoding putative nuclease HARBI1 isoform X2: MATRAAYFSPSEAQILMEAYEEVKDIIKKKGNTATVIKQREKAWQSIADRLNALNMNGPKRTWQQVKIKYKNILQNAVKKNTHRQGTGGGSPKADLTPAEDMALELNKGRPVLEGIPGGKETSIGSSQDATRFIQVSGSTVFLLEPPAQAPDDADPGEGPSAAATAHDGDDDEEETISLDSRRHEDPDAIQWENQPGNISSQAIRKLYGNHLRRQIELADIDIQYKKKKMENLALESEIKKRTIRKLDLEIKKLERELQEDDTADDHLYERYRFSADGIRYLCRLLGPRIKHRTARSHALSVEQMVCVALRFFASGAFLYSVGDAEQLNKATICRTIRSVCLAIKALADVFISFPGHRRLCDIKEEFYRIAVDCTHIRIKAPSGAHEADFVNRKSFHSINVQMVCNADCVISNVVAKWPGSVHDSRIFRASEIYQCLSQGEFSGVLLGDRGYGCQPFLLTPFTDPQEAQQAYNHAHARTRARVEMTFGLLKARFHCLHKLRVSPVRACDITVACAVLHNVACLRKERAPRVPPAMDWDNPAIFPDDDSGRLLRDQYVLNYFS; the protein is encoded by the exons attaaacatgaacgggccaaaacggacatggcagcaggtcaaaatcaaatacaagaacattctgcagaatg cagtgaaaaagaatacccacagacaaggcacgggtggtgggtcaccaaaggctgaccttaccccagcagaggacatggccttggagctaaataaaggcaggcccgtcttagaggggatccctggggggaaagagacgagcataggttcctcccaagatgccacccgcttcattcaag tgtctggcagcactgtgttcctgttagagccaccagcacaagcaccagacgatgctgatcca ggtgaaggccccagtgcagcagcaacagcacatgatggagacgatgatgaggaggagaccatctctctggattccagaaggcatgag gacccagatgctatacagtgggaaaaccagcctggcaacata agctcacaagctatcagaaagttgtatggcaaccacctccggcgccaaatagaactggcagacatagacattcagtacaagaagaaaaagatggaaaatcttgcactggagtccgaaataaaaaagaggacaattaggaaactggaccttgaaataaaaaaacttgagagggag ctccaagaagatgacacagctga tgaccatctatatgaaagatacaggttttctgcagatggcatcaggtatctatgcagactactgggtcccaggattaagcaccgcactgcacggagccatgcactgagtgtggagcaaatggtttgtgtggccttgcgcttttttgctagtggagccttcctgtactcagtgggggatgcagaacagctgaacaaggccacaatttgccgcacaataaggagtgtgtgtctggctatcaaagcattagcagatgtcttcatctccttccctggccacagaagactctgtgacatcaaagaggagttctataggattgcag tggactgcacacacataaggataaaagccccctcaggtgcccatgaggccgattttgtgaataggaaatcctttcacagcattaatgttcag atggtctgcaatgctgactgtgtgatcagcaatgttgtggcaaaatggcctggctcagtccatgactccagaatctttcgggcctctgaaatctatcagtgcctatcacaag gtgaattctctggtgtgttgctgggagacagggggtatggctgccagccttttctcctgacacctttcacagacccccaggaagcacagcaggcctacaaccatgcccatgccaggaccagggccagagttgaaatgacctttggcctcctgaaggcacgctttcactgccttcacaaattaagggtcagccctgttagggcatgtgatattactgtggcttgtgctgtcctccacaatgtggcctgcctgaggaaggagagggcccccagagtgccaccagccatggactgggacaatccggcaatcttccctgatgacgacagtggtcggctgctgagggaccaatatgtgttgaattattttagttag
- the LOC136933755 gene encoding putative nuclease HARBI1 isoform X1: MATRAAYFSPSEAQILMEAYEEVKDIIKKKGNTATVIKQREKAWQSIADRLNALNMNGPKRTWQQVKIKYKNILQNAVKKNTHRQGTGGGSPKADLTPAEDMALELNKGRPVLEGIPGGKETSIGSSQDATRFIQVSGSTVFLLEPPAQAPDDADPGEGPSAAATAHDGDDDEEETISLDSRRHEDPDAIQWENQPGNISSQAIRKLYGNHLRRQIELADIDIQYKKKKMENLALESEIKKRTIRKLDLEIKKLERELQEDDTADDHLYERYRFSADGIRYLCRLLGPRIKHRTARSHALSVEQMVCVALRFFASGAFLYSVGDAEQLNKATICRTIRSVCLAIKALADVFISFPGHRRLCDIKEEFYRIAGFPNVIGAVDCTHIRIKAPSGAHEADFVNRKSFHSINVQMVCNADCVISNVVAKWPGSVHDSRIFRASEIYQCLSQGEFSGVLLGDRGYGCQPFLLTPFTDPQEAQQAYNHAHARTRARVEMTFGLLKARFHCLHKLRVSPVRACDITVACAVLHNVACLRKERAPRVPPAMDWDNPAIFPDDDSGRLLRDQYVLNYFS, encoded by the exons attaaacatgaacgggccaaaacggacatggcagcaggtcaaaatcaaatacaagaacattctgcagaatg cagtgaaaaagaatacccacagacaaggcacgggtggtgggtcaccaaaggctgaccttaccccagcagaggacatggccttggagctaaataaaggcaggcccgtcttagaggggatccctggggggaaagagacgagcataggttcctcccaagatgccacccgcttcattcaag tgtctggcagcactgtgttcctgttagagccaccagcacaagcaccagacgatgctgatcca ggtgaaggccccagtgcagcagcaacagcacatgatggagacgatgatgaggaggagaccatctctctggattccagaaggcatgag gacccagatgctatacagtgggaaaaccagcctggcaacata agctcacaagctatcagaaagttgtatggcaaccacctccggcgccaaatagaactggcagacatagacattcagtacaagaagaaaaagatggaaaatcttgcactggagtccgaaataaaaaagaggacaattaggaaactggaccttgaaataaaaaaacttgagagggag ctccaagaagatgacacagctga tgaccatctatatgaaagatacaggttttctgcagatggcatcaggtatctatgcagactactgggtcccaggattaagcaccgcactgcacggagccatgcactgagtgtggagcaaatggtttgtgtggccttgcgcttttttgctagtggagccttcctgtactcagtgggggatgcagaacagctgaacaaggccacaatttgccgcacaataaggagtgtgtgtctggctatcaaagcattagcagatgtcttcatctccttccctggccacagaagactctgtgacatcaaagaggagttctataggattgcag gtttccccaatgtcattggtgcagtggactgcacacacataaggataaaagccccctcaggtgcccatgaggccgattttgtgaataggaaatcctttcacagcattaatgttcag atggtctgcaatgctgactgtgtgatcagcaatgttgtggcaaaatggcctggctcagtccatgactccagaatctttcgggcctctgaaatctatcagtgcctatcacaag gtgaattctctggtgtgttgctgggagacagggggtatggctgccagccttttctcctgacacctttcacagacccccaggaagcacagcaggcctacaaccatgcccatgccaggaccagggccagagttgaaatgacctttggcctcctgaaggcacgctttcactgccttcacaaattaagggtcagccctgttagggcatgtgatattactgtggcttgtgctgtcctccacaatgtggcctgcctgaggaaggagagggcccccagagtgccaccagccatggactgggacaatccggcaatcttccctgatgacgacagtggtcggctgctgagggaccaatatgtgttgaattattttagttag